The Mucilaginibacter yixingensis genome window below encodes:
- a CDS encoding tol-pal system YbgF family protein, with product MSKTEAKAATPTQEKEIAKTGNFVRENQKSLLFIAIAIVAIVAIYFIYQKMYLGPREIEAADQMHVAQDNWEKKDWDKAIKGDAGFPGFEKIVADYGNTKAANLAYFYLGTAYLNKGEFQKAVDAFTNYHGEDSMVAAEALGGTGDAYVELKDYDKAASYFQKAADKGANKFLTPFYLKKLGLVYEAKNDYKTAADTYKQIKSDYPESVEAQSIDEYIARAEAKQN from the coding sequence ATGTCAAAAACCGAAGCGAAGGCTGCGACCCCGACACAGGAAAAAGAGATTGCGAAGACAGGTAATTTTGTGCGCGAGAATCAGAAAAGCTTGTTATTTATTGCAATAGCCATTGTTGCTATTGTGGCCATTTACTTCATCTATCAGAAGATGTATTTAGGCCCCCGCGAAATTGAAGCGGCAGATCAGATGCACGTTGCGCAAGACAACTGGGAGAAAAAAGACTGGGATAAAGCCATTAAAGGCGATGCCGGTTTCCCTGGCTTTGAAAAAATTGTTGCCGATTACGGTAACACCAAAGCTGCTAACCTGGCTTACTTCTACCTGGGTACTGCTTACCTTAACAAAGGTGAGTTCCAGAAAGCAGTTGATGCTTTTACCAACTATCACGGTGAAGACAGCATGGTGGCTGCAGAAGCACTGGGCGGTACAGGCGATGCTTACGTAGAACTGAAAGACTATGATAAAGCTGCCAGCTACTTCCAGAAAGCTGCTGATAAAGGCGCTAATAAATTCCTGACCCCGTTCTATCTGAAAAAACTGGGTTTGGTTTACGAAGCTAAAAACGATTACAAAACTGCTGCTGATACTTACAAGCAGATCAAATCTGACTATCCAGAAAGCGTAGAAGCACAGTCAATTGACGAGTATATTGCCCGCGCTGAAGCGAAACAGAACTAG
- the ytxJ gene encoding bacillithiol system redox-active protein YtxJ — MNWTQLDNTVQLQDIKAHNGYSIIFKHSTRCSISMMAKRRFEMDGETLPKEIPLYFLDLIKFREISNQIASDFAVHHESPQLLLIKDGECILDQSHGGISVDEALTMIE, encoded by the coding sequence ATGAACTGGACCCAACTTGACAACACCGTGCAGCTGCAAGATATTAAGGCACATAACGGTTACAGCATTATTTTTAAGCACAGCACGCGTTGCTCTATCAGTATGATGGCCAAACGCAGATTTGAGATGGATGGCGAGACATTGCCTAAAGAAATCCCGCTGTATTTTCTGGACCTGATTAAGTTCCGCGAGATCTCCAATCAAATCGCCTCAGACTTTGCCGTGCACCACGAGTCGCCGCAGCTGTTGCTGATTAAAGACGGTGAGTGTATCCTGGATCAGTCGCACGGCGGTATTTCTGTCGATGAGGCGTTAACCATGATTGAATAA
- a CDS encoding Do family serine endopeptidase has translation MKRFGLTLLTAFVGGTLAIGAYKVMENRYDDNLSFEDKQKVYFTNNPLNNNITSSAGEVDFTQAAAAVTPAVVYIRTTYAASSQDNDMSDMFGQLFGQRMPRQQQRAPQASGSGVIISPDGYIVTNNHVVDKAEKISVTTNDHRILQAKVIGKDPNTDLALIKVEATNLPIVKLGNSDDVRVGEWVLAVGNPFNLTSTVTAGIVSAKGRGIGIIGSNNDDDDNPFTPSRNAPQPKVRQGIESFIQTDAAINPGNSGGALVNTRGELIGINSAIASHTGSYEGYGFAIPVNLAKKVLNDIKRFGSVKRGYVGINYVDLSDPDQAAAVKSDKSVGLYIDGVTTGGGAAAAGLQHGDIITKVDGSMITESSDLTEHVGRMQPGDKVKLTVDRDGKERSFDVTLKATAGEVASLAGNSATDKALFDKVGATFRPLNESQKSKYHVSSGVVVNSVSEGGMIDELGLTSGSVITSVNRTPINSVQDLSSAIDASNRRGTLILSGKNPDGSSFNNVYTLR, from the coding sequence ATGAAAAGATTTGGTTTAACACTCCTTACTGCCTTTGTTGGCGGTACCCTGGCCATTGGCGCCTACAAGGTGATGGAGAACAGGTATGACGATAACCTGAGCTTTGAAGACAAGCAAAAAGTATATTTTACTAACAACCCCTTAAACAATAATATTACCTCATCTGCCGGCGAGGTTGACTTTACCCAGGCGGCGGCGGCGGTTACCCCGGCGGTGGTTTACATCCGCACTACGTATGCCGCGTCCAGTCAGGATAATGATATGAGTGATATGTTTGGCCAGCTGTTCGGCCAGCGTATGCCGCGCCAGCAGCAACGTGCGCCGCAGGCTTCGGGTTCAGGTGTAATTATCTCGCCTGACGGTTATATTGTAACCAACAACCATGTGGTTGATAAGGCCGAGAAAATATCGGTAACTACCAATGATCACCGCATTTTGCAAGCTAAAGTTATCGGTAAAGATCCGAATACCGATCTGGCACTGATTAAAGTAGAAGCCACTAATCTGCCCATCGTAAAGCTGGGTAACTCAGACGATGTGCGCGTTGGCGAATGGGTGCTGGCCGTAGGTAACCCGTTTAATCTAACTTCAACCGTTACTGCGGGTATTGTGAGTGCTAAAGGTCGTGGTATTGGCATCATTGGTTCTAATAATGATGACGATGATAATCCGTTCACCCCGAGTCGCAACGCACCTCAGCCAAAAGTTAGACAGGGCATCGAGTCATTTATTCAGACCGATGCGGCAATTAACCCAGGCAACAGCGGCGGGGCACTGGTAAACACCCGCGGCGAGCTGATTGGCATTAACTCTGCCATTGCATCACACACCGGTTCATACGAGGGTTATGGTTTTGCCATCCCGGTAAACCTGGCTAAAAAGGTGTTGAATGATATTAAACGCTTCGGTTCGGTTAAACGTGGCTATGTGGGTATTAACTATGTAGACCTGAGCGATCCGGATCAGGCAGCGGCAGTAAAATCAGATAAAAGCGTTGGTTTATATATTGACGGTGTAACCACCGGTGGCGGCGCTGCTGCCGCGGGCCTGCAACACGGCGATATTATTACCAAAGTTGATGGCTCGATGATTACCGAATCATCAGACCTGACCGAACACGTTGGCCGTATGCAGCCAGGCGATAAGGTAAAACTGACCGTAGACCGCGATGGCAAAGAGCGCAGCTTTGATGTAACGCTGAAGGCCACCGCAGGCGAAGTTGCTTCATTAGCAGGCAATTCTGCAACCGATAAGGCATTGTTTGATAAAGTAGGCGCTACCTTCCGTCCGCTCAATGAGTCGCAAAAATCTAAATACCATGTATCATCTGGCGTGGTAGTAAACAGTGTAAGCGAAGGCGGCATGATTGATGAGCTGGGCTTAACCTCTGGCTCGGTAATCACCAGCGTAAACAGAACGCCAATAAACAGTGTACAAGACCTGTCATCAGCTATTGATGCCAGCAACCGTCGCGGCACGCTGATCCTTTCAGGTAAAAACCCTGATGGCAGCAGCTTCAACAACGTGTACACCCTGCGCTAA
- the tilS gene encoding tRNA lysidine(34) synthetase TilS, with amino-acid sequence MLPVQRFNSFINQHQLFTKQDVVLATVSGGMDSVLMVRMLAAAGYRFAMAHCNFGLRGAEADADEQFCRQLANDLDASFHNIRFDTAVYAATNKISIQMAARQLRYEWFETLRSQHHYAAIALAHHQNDTIETILLNLTRGTGIAGLHGILPKNGHLVRPLLFLQREEIEQIIRQENICYREDSSNASTKYARNKIRHEVIPKLKELNPSLEQTFDRNLQHFKELEQLLELELDRQRAHFIYEGDDIYIPLHALRQMQPARLLLGQLLKPFGFNDSETDDLLSAIDKHPGRQFISSTHQMVLDREQVIISSLKTGVLTPVSIGPNQNQVIYGDYRLSILRDDTPLIIKDNPSAASVDAALIVYPLTIRAWQQGDTFYPLGMKGKQKLSDFFIQQKVPVHKKQDIPLIINGNGDVIWIGGYRLNDRYKVSPKTEKVIIFELYKQT; translated from the coding sequence ATGCTTCCTGTGCAGCGCTTCAACAGTTTTATTAACCAACATCAGCTTTTTACCAAGCAGGATGTGGTATTGGCAACAGTAAGCGGCGGCATGGATTCCGTGCTGATGGTCCGCATGTTAGCGGCTGCAGGCTACCGTTTTGCCATGGCGCATTGTAACTTCGGGCTACGCGGCGCAGAAGCCGATGCCGACGAGCAATTTTGCCGCCAACTGGCCAATGACCTGGATGCTTCGTTCCACAACATCCGTTTTGATACGGCCGTTTACGCCGCAACCAACAAGATCTCTATCCAGATGGCTGCCCGCCAATTACGCTACGAATGGTTTGAAACGCTACGTAGCCAACACCATTATGCCGCCATTGCGCTGGCCCACCATCAAAACGATACGATTGAAACAATATTGCTGAACCTTACCCGTGGCACTGGCATTGCCGGTTTGCATGGCATTTTGCCAAAGAACGGCCATCTGGTACGGCCGCTTTTGTTTCTGCAGCGCGAGGAAATTGAGCAGATCATCCGCCAGGAGAACATCTGCTACCGCGAAGACAGCTCTAACGCGTCTACCAAATACGCCCGCAACAAGATCAGGCACGAGGTGATCCCAAAATTGAAGGAGCTAAATCCCTCGCTCGAACAAACTTTTGACCGCAACCTCCAGCACTTTAAAGAACTGGAACAATTGCTGGAACTGGAGTTGGACCGACAGCGCGCGCACTTTATTTATGAGGGTGATGACATCTACATCCCGCTGCATGCCCTTCGGCAGATGCAGCCCGCCCGCCTTTTGCTTGGCCAACTGCTCAAACCATTCGGCTTCAATGATTCGGAGACCGACGACCTGCTCAGTGCTATAGACAAGCATCCCGGCAGGCAATTCATCTCGTCAACCCATCAAATGGTATTGGACCGGGAGCAGGTAATCATATCGTCACTTAAAACCGGCGTTCTAACCCCAGTCAGCATCGGCCCAAATCAAAACCAGGTGATTTATGGCGATTATCGGCTAAGTATTTTACGTGATGACACGCCGCTTATTATTAAAGATAACCCCTCGGCCGCGTCGGTTGATGCCGCTTTGATCGTCTATCCGCTCACCATCCGCGCCTGGCAACAAGGTGATACCTTTTACCCGCTGGGGATGAAGGGCAAGCAAAAATTGAGCGATTTTTTTATTCAACAGAAAGTGCCTGTACATAAAAAGCAGGATATTCCGTTAATTATTAATGGCAACGGCGATGTAATTTGGATTGGTGGCTACCGTTTAAACGACCGTTATAAGGTGAGCCCAAAGACCGAAAAAGTTATTATCTTCGAACTGTATAAGCAAACATGA
- a CDS encoding OstA-like protein: protein MLGAAAIAQQRSTINLLKSDHTTRMLINGVDVYKVYQGTFQQKYSVLTSDSAYVYLKENRFDAFGHVSITQGDTLHIYADTLNYDDNTKIAILTRNVRMVDKDATLTTNNFTYNTATRIGTYVNGGKLVNKGNTLTSMNGYYYAIPRDSYFRYNVKLVSADANIVADTLRYNTGSRIAYFLGPTNILGKKDKDTLYTENGNYNTQTEQAAFGQNNLYKQGSKTLQGDSLFYDRLKGYGRAVKHVTFDDQEQKMTIKGQIGEYYKSDDRAVVTIDPYVIFVTEEKDTTKNKVDTVLKKLPVTDSLKNVKPDSLSKKNVAPAVASKTAKPTSPATPVPARPIPPKVTAKPTTVPPPAPVQLPPNATAAQRQAYMAANAARNAQMAKTQQQAVGLAVQAVKPALPPPPHPLTTTTVSFTPLVIKRPTVGGRIVKDSVPMKRDTMYIGADTLETQIMTFKKLKEVQEKRRIAGIVDTTRKLRRPFVPDKVQPKQLLPMKPALEPQPAYYLHKPLNAVKPAIDTVALAKKIAAAAKRKAAADSILTRRRADSLAKGLIRPPLPDTARIRTLSAHHNVKIFKSDLQAKSDSLFYSSSDSVIRCYVKPMFWTTGTQMSGDTINLQMKNKKMDNMDIYPNAFAVNVEEKDSTYFNQMGGRRMHAFFKDNKMDRLNVDGNAETIYFNRDKNKGNKVTSMQRSLSSGIRVLFKANEVLRLSFTTKPENKDYPMNKLKEEDKILKNFIWKPKDRPASKEDVIHPKKTPPVKAESKKPKAESKSGAKDAAKKPAVTGKPAVKGDDGKTKADAKSTDNKPAAKDSLATKSPAVKDTIKTQTKPAQLKRDTVKADTVKKQQQIIKKS, encoded by the coding sequence GTGCTTGGGGCAGCCGCAATAGCTCAGCAAAGAAGTACCATTAACTTATTAAAAAGTGACCATACTACCCGTATGCTCATTAATGGGGTTGATGTGTACAAGGTGTACCAGGGTACTTTTCAGCAAAAATATTCTGTGCTGACGTCAGACAGTGCTTATGTGTATCTGAAAGAAAATCGTTTTGATGCCTTCGGTCACGTAAGTATTACCCAGGGCGATACACTGCATATTTATGCAGATACCCTTAATTATGATGATAATACCAAAATTGCCATCCTGACCAGAAATGTGCGCATGGTTGATAAAGACGCCACGCTCACCACCAACAACTTTACCTATAACACCGCCACCCGCATAGGTACTTATGTTAACGGCGGTAAGCTGGTAAATAAAGGTAACACGCTCACCAGTATGAATGGCTATTACTACGCCATCCCGCGCGATTCTTATTTCCGTTACAACGTAAAACTGGTTAGCGCCGATGCCAATATTGTGGCAGATACGCTGCGGTATAATACCGGCAGTCGCATTGCGTACTTTTTAGGCCCAACCAATATTCTGGGCAAAAAAGATAAGGATACCCTTTATACCGAAAACGGTAACTATAATACCCAAACTGAACAAGCTGCCTTTGGGCAGAACAACCTGTATAAGCAAGGCTCAAAGACGCTGCAGGGCGATAGCCTTTTTTATGACCGCCTGAAAGGTTACGGCCGCGCAGTAAAACACGTAACTTTTGACGACCAGGAACAGAAGATGACCATTAAAGGTCAGATTGGTGAATATTACAAAAGCGATGACCGGGCCGTGGTAACTATTGATCCCTACGTGATTTTTGTAACTGAGGAAAAGGACACCACCAAAAACAAGGTAGACACAGTGCTGAAAAAACTGCCGGTAACCGATAGCCTGAAAAACGTGAAGCCCGACAGTTTGTCTAAAAAGAATGTAGCGCCGGCTGTAGCCTCAAAAACGGCAAAGCCAACAAGCCCGGCTACACCTGTACCTGCCAGACCAATACCACCAAAAGTTACGGCCAAGCCAACCACCGTGCCGCCGCCGGCACCGGTACAGTTACCGCCAAATGCAACGGCGGCACAGCGCCAGGCATATATGGCAGCCAATGCTGCACGGAACGCGCAAATGGCCAAAACGCAGCAACAGGCCGTTGGCCTAGCTGTGCAGGCGGTTAAACCGGCCTTGCCCCCGCCACCCCACCCTCTTACTACAACAACGGTAAGCTTTACGCCTCTGGTTATTAAACGCCCGACAGTGGGCGGTCGCATAGTTAAAGACAGCGTGCCGATGAAACGCGACACCATGTACATTGGTGCCGATACACTGGAAACGCAGATCATGACCTTCAAAAAACTGAAGGAGGTACAAGAAAAGCGCCGCATTGCAGGTATTGTAGATACCACCCGTAAACTGCGTCGGCCGTTTGTGCCGGATAAGGTGCAGCCCAAACAGCTATTGCCAATGAAGCCTGCCCTGGAGCCACAGCCTGCTTATTACTTGCATAAACCGTTGAATGCGGTAAAGCCGGCTATCGACACCGTTGCCCTGGCAAAAAAAATAGCGGCAGCAGCCAAAAGGAAAGCTGCAGCCGATAGTATCCTGACTAGGAGAAGAGCCGACTCGTTGGCCAAAGGTCTGATCAGGCCGCCGCTGCCGGATACGGCCCGCATCCGTACACTGAGCGCGCACCATAACGTAAAAATATTTAAGTCTGATTTGCAGGCCAAGTCAGACTCGTTGTTCTACAGCTCGAGCGACTCGGTGATCCGGTGTTATGTTAAACCGATGTTCTGGACAACGGGCACGCAGATGTCTGGCGATACCATCAATCTGCAGATGAAGAACAAAAAGATGGATAATATGGACATCTACCCTAATGCCTTTGCCGTTAACGTAGAAGAGAAAGACTCTACCTACTTTAACCAGATGGGCGGGCGGCGGATGCATGCCTTCTTTAAAGACAACAAGATGGACCGGCTGAATGTGGACGGTAATGCAGAGACCATCTATTTTAATCGTGATAAAAATAAAGGCAACAAGGTAACCAGCATGCAGCGCTCATTGAGTAGCGGCATCAGGGTATTGTTTAAGGCCAACGAGGTGCTGCGTCTCTCATTCACCACCAAGCCCGAGAACAAGGATTACCCGATGAATAAGCTGAAGGAGGAAGATAAGATCCTGAAAAACTTCATCTGGAAACCCAAAGACCGGCCGGCATCAAAAGAAGATGTCATTCATCCGAAGAAGACACCGCCAGTGAAAGCAGAAAGCAAAAAGCCGAAAGCCGAAAGCAAGTCGGGCGCAAAAGATGCTGCTAAAAAGCCGGCGGTAACGGGTAAGCCCGCTGTTAAGGGAGATGACGGGAAGACGAAAGCAGACGCTAAATCTACAGATAACAAGCCAGCGGCTAAAGATAGTTTGGCTACAAAGTCGCCTGCTGTTAAAGATACCATCAAAACACAAACCAAGCCTGCGCAACTTAAACGGGATACTGTAAAAGCAGACACTGTAAAGAAACAGCAGCAGATAATTAAAAAATCATAA
- the ribH gene encoding 6,7-dimethyl-8-ribityllumazine synthase has product MATHLKNLSDFSNTTVPSAAGFRFGIVVAEWNAEITNALYLGAYQSLLKYGAAEGDIFTHPVPGSFELTSGADLLLKHKELDAVICLGCVIQGETRHFDFICDAVAHGVSNVAIKYAKPVIFGVLTTDNQQQAIDRAGGKHGNKGDEAAITAIKMADLARQLQD; this is encoded by the coding sequence ATGGCTACACATTTAAAAAACCTTTCAGACTTCTCTAACACTACCGTACCATCCGCAGCAGGTTTCCGTTTTGGCATTGTGGTAGCGGAGTGGAACGCCGAAATTACCAATGCTTTATACCTGGGTGCTTACCAGAGCCTGCTTAAATATGGGGCGGCAGAAGGGGATATTTTTACTCACCCGGTACCGGGCAGCTTTGAGCTAACATCGGGCGCAGACCTGTTATTGAAACATAAAGAACTGGATGCCGTAATTTGCCTGGGTTGTGTAATACAGGGCGAAACCCGCCATTTTGATTTTATTTGCGATGCCGTGGCCCACGGTGTGAGCAACGTAGCTATAAAATACGCCAAACCTGTTATATTTGGTGTGTTGACCACCGATAACCAGCAGCAGGCTATTGATCGCGCTGGTGGCAAACATGGTAACAAAGGCGACGAAGCTGCCATAACCGCCATTAAAATGGCCGATCTGGCACGCCAGTTGCAAGATTAA
- the dapF gene encoding diaminopimelate epimerase, translating to MKIPFYKYQGAGNDFILIDNRELGIDHHQPELIERLCDRRFGIGGDGMMFLQNHPDYDFEMVYYNADGQPSSMCGNGGRCIVAFAKFIGVIDTKTEFLAVDGPHTAKVSDTGDWVSLHMIDVDHIETDGDAYVLDTGSPHYVKMVNGLAGKDVYHDGSAIRNSHSFKEKGINVNFVEPMVEGFFVRTYERGVEDETYACGTGVTAVALAMAKHQQQKGHITTPIKVLGGDLSIHFDYDGKVFRNIYLDGPAVQVFGGEVEL from the coding sequence GTGAAAATTCCTTTTTATAAATACCAGGGTGCCGGTAACGATTTTATACTGATTGACAATCGTGAATTAGGTATAGATCACCATCAGCCTGAACTGATTGAGCGCCTGTGCGACCGCCGTTTTGGTATTGGCGGCGATGGCATGATGTTTCTGCAAAACCATCCCGATTATGATTTTGAGATGGTGTATTATAACGCCGATGGCCAGCCTAGCAGCATGTGCGGCAACGGTGGCCGGTGTATTGTGGCCTTTGCCAAATTTATTGGTGTAATTGATACCAAGACTGAATTTCTGGCGGTTGATGGCCCGCACACAGCCAAAGTTTCTGACACCGGTGATTGGGTGAGCCTGCACATGATAGACGTGGACCACATTGAAACCGATGGCGATGCATACGTGCTGGATACCGGTTCGCCACATTATGTAAAAATGGTGAATGGCCTGGCCGGTAAAGATGTTTATCACGATGGTTCTGCCATTCGTAATAGCCACTCATTTAAAGAGAAAGGTATCAACGTAAACTTTGTAGAGCCAATGGTTGAAGGCTTCTTTGTGCGCACCTACGAGCGCGGTGTTGAAGATGAAACCTATGCCTGCGGTACCGGTGTTACCGCCGTTGCATTGGCTATGGCTAAACACCAGCAGCAAAAAGGACATATCACCACGCCTATCAAAGTTTTGGGTGGCGATTTGTCTATCCACTTTGATTATGATGGCAAGGTGTTCCGCAACATTTATCTGGATGGCCCGGCTGTGCAGGTGTTTGGTGGGGAAGTGGAATTGTAA
- a CDS encoding DNA replication/repair protein RecF — protein MYLQQISVINFKNYAEAGLSFSQGVNALTGNNGAGKTNLLDAIHYLSLCKSYFNPIDSQQIKQGCDFFMISGVFDKGEQHDTVACGVKRNQKKQFKRNKKDYQRLADHIGLYPLVMISPYDISIIIEGSEERRKFIDNVISQTDNRYLDELIIYNKILANRNALLKKIAETGRYDAGLLEVLDEQLVASGNRIFEKRRAFMDEFTAIFAELYKYLTDEAEQVDLVYESQLLQTSFAELLIKTTEKDRVLERTTAGIHRDDLAFMVHGMPMKKFGSQGQQKSFLIALKLAQYTFLHRHTGFKPLLLLDDIFDKLDEHRITKLMQMVSNHDFGQVFITDTSTARVCQVFEKINVDVKLFEVEGGLVNA, from the coding sequence ATGTATTTGCAGCAAATATCCGTCATTAACTTTAAGAACTACGCCGAAGCCGGATTGAGCTTCAGCCAGGGTGTTAATGCACTTACGGGCAACAACGGCGCCGGTAAAACTAACCTGCTGGATGCCATACATTACCTGTCGCTCTGCAAAAGTTATTTTAACCCGATAGATAGCCAGCAGATTAAACAAGGCTGTGATTTCTTCATGATCAGCGGCGTTTTTGATAAGGGTGAACAGCACGATACCGTGGCTTGCGGCGTTAAACGCAACCAGAAAAAGCAATTTAAACGCAATAAGAAAGATTACCAGCGCCTGGCTGATCATATTGGCTTGTACCCGCTGGTCATGATCTCGCCATACGATATCAGCATTATTATAGAAGGCAGCGAGGAGCGGCGCAAGTTTATTGACAACGTGATCTCGCAGACTGATAACCGTTATCTGGACGAGCTGATCATCTACAATAAGATCCTTGCTAACCGCAACGCACTGCTTAAAAAGATTGCGGAGACGGGCAGATATGATGCCGGCCTGCTCGAAGTTTTAGACGAACAACTGGTAGCATCAGGCAACCGCATATTTGAAAAGCGCCGCGCTTTTATGGATGAGTTTACCGCCATATTTGCCGAGCTTTATAAATACCTGACCGATGAGGCCGAGCAGGTTGACCTGGTATATGAATCGCAACTGCTGCAAACCAGCTTTGCCGAACTATTGATAAAAACAACCGAGAAGGACCGCGTGCTTGAACGCACTACGGCGGGCATCCACCGCGATGATCTGGCGTTTATGGTTCATGGTATGCCGATGAAAAAGTTTGGGTCGCAAGGTCAGCAGAAATCATTTTTGATTGCACTGAAACTGGCGCAGTATACCTTTCTGCACAGGCATACGGGCTTTAAACCCTTGCTACTGCTGGATGATATTTTTGACAAGCTGGATGAACACCGCATTACCAAGCTGATGCAGATGGTATCCAACCATGATTTTGGACAGGTGTTCATCACCGATACCAGCACCGCCCGCGTGTGCCAGGTGTTTGAAAAAATTAACGTGGATGTTAAATTATTTGAAGT